DNA sequence from the Cydia fagiglandana chromosome 12, ilCydFagi1.1, whole genome shotgun sequence genome:
GGCCAGATACTTACTATTACTTGGGAGGCGCCTAAGGGGATGAGGCTGGAGGACTGCGTTAATTTGGGTAAGTTATCTATTCATTAGTTTTTATGATAAACCATATGGTGCAAACCCATCATTTCCAAACATTGTCGGTCACGGACGTCCGTCCTTAGTCCGTCGACGCGCCGGATTATTGCAGAATTTGCAAccttacttcttcttcttccttgcctTATCCCTTCATTTAAACTACAGCCTTAATTATAAACAATACCTAATCAGTACCTACTGAGCAAATCCCATccaataaattatttacaccTATCCCTACCGCACCTAACTCTATCACCTAGTCGGACACAAGGAATGTTTTTCCAGTTCATAATTTGGAATTCAATTCAACACAGCCTATCTTTATCACCCATTTCTCTGCGTTTAGCGTAGGTACATGTTCAGTCAAGTCCCTTAACGTATTGTATTGTTCAACAGGCTCCCGACACTGGTATGGCGGTCCTCAGCAGAAGCGACAGTACTGGCCGATAGAGCGCTTGACCCTCGTTGACTATTCCTACGTCACCAAGGAAGCTGACAACTGCGGCATCGCCGAGCCCTACTGGCTCAACTCAGAAGGCATCTTCTACTACTTCGACAAGAAAGTCCCTCTATTCGTCGACCAGAACGACTTGGAGAAAAATGCAGCTTGCTTCGTAGCACAAGTCAAACCTCCCTATTCAAGCAAGCGAGAAAGAAACGAGCTCGTATACGCTGTGGGCATCTTTGATGATGTCAGAAAAGCACATGAATACGCAGTTGGTAAATATCTTGGTAAACCAAGCGGCGTACCTGATCCGTTGATGATTAAGTATCCAATTTGGTCGACTTGGGCAAGATATAAGACTAATGTAGACCATGAAACTGTTCTTAAATTCGCCGATGAGATCAACAGCTATGGATTCCCTAATAGCCAGTTGGAAATCGATGATCTTTGGGAAGTCTGCTACGGGTCCCAGACAGTGGATGTGGATAAGTTTCCGAATATGAAGAATACTGTGCAAATGCTGAAAGCGAAGGGATTTAGGGTGACTCTTTGGACACATCCGTTCATCAATAAGGGGTGCGAGCCGTGGTATACGGAAGCGCGTAACAAGGGGTAAGTTATTAGTCGATAAATTCAAGTATTTTTACGGAATTCCTGTTCGGCTTAGTTCGGATATGTGCATCGTGATCCATCTCACTTTGTCAGGCAGGATAttttagtatattttatttaagtaggtcTATCGCAAAAGGTGGTACAATATGAGGATCGCTAAGCCTAGTAAAGGAGTCAAATAATAGGTACATCATGAAGCTAGAAGTTGAAGCACTTGCAGCACCTGCTTCTTTTATTCATCTGTTCTCACATCAACGCTGAGGATCGTGATATCACATCCTTATTTTATAAATCAGTTCAATTTAAACTGTAGAGAGAGACAGAAGCTTCTGAAGGAACCAGAATCACAAGAGAAGCCTATAATATCAAATCACAATCAACATTAGACCATAAATAGCCAGATTTAGTTAACAGCACCAAATACCTAGATTACCCTTCTAGCTACCTGGTCTTCTCCGAGTACGGCTCCGTGGAGACGAGCTGGTGGAACGACAACGAGACGACGACGGCCTACATCGACTTCACGAAGCCTGAGGCGAGGAACTGGCACATTGGACGGCTGAAGAACCTTCAGAACGCGTATGGCTTCGACAGCTATAAGTTCGATGGGGGGGAGTCGGATTGGTCGCCGCAGGTATGTGTAGTCTTGAACATAAGGATAGTAGGCGAACGTGTTTCTTGAGTGTGTTTTGAAGAACTTCCGAAAGCGTCCTGTACCTACTAAAGATAGTAGAATAACTTTGATCTGGATTTCTTCCCCACTGTATTTATGTATTCGTAGCATCATATCGTAATCGTAACGCTCAGGCGgttgaaccgatttagatttaGGCAATTCAGACACACTTGAATTGATTTTAGGTCGATTCTTATAGGTGTATAAATATACAAACGATTGCTACAGATATTCGTACTTAAATTTGTGAAACATTTCAGATTCCGGTACTCAAAGGCGACATCCGCGACCAGCCTGGAGTGATCACCGCCGATTACGTTCGAGCCGCCGCCATGTTTGGACCCATCACCGAAGTCCGAGCTGGCTACAGGTCTGTATTCCCACCGTTGAGAATGCATTAGTTCCAGATAAGATTCTGAAAGGTAATATTCGCGACTACCCAAAAATTAACCATCTTCTACAAAACTTAACCGTTTTTAACAAGCACCAATACGAGTTGGTGAATGCAACTGCCTAGAATTTATACAAAAAATCACCGCGCCACACTAGTGATGTATGAGATTGCTGAAGATTCGCTATGAAAGACGAACGGTCAGCTGGTGGAATTTACAGACGTTGGCAGCAATAAAATTCAGAGTTGTGGGTTGAAATCTCACACTAACCCGAGTTGATCACAGTtcattttttattgtgttaGACCGCATGCGGCCCgggaacctctcacttgcggcccgcgagcctccctggcaactttgtatgtaatattgacaaacgtcaAAGTCTGATTAAGGCATAAAtactaacaaagtgcggcccgcgtccacttcgttaactgctatgtggcccttggctgctaaaaggttgccgaccgctggtctatagGTATACAGTCATCGCAGTCGAGTAGGCAGACTACCTCCTCAGAATACCTCTTTAGTCactgcaactatcatctgcgATACTACCAATAATGATGACAAGGCATCTgtataaacaatttataaaGAATCACCACATTTATTTCAGAACGCAAGACCTCCCGATCTTCGTGCGCATGATTGATAAGGACACGTACTGGACGTTCGAGAATGGTCTCCCGACTCTAATCACGACGTTGCTTCAGATGAACATCAACGGGTACCCGCTAGTGCTGCCTGATATGATTGGAGGAAATGGGTAAGTGGAACGTAAATATTGAATTCAAGACTGAAGGTAATCGGAAGTAGAACACGCCtttacgattattaaacattatcaaactgcacaacgggacttaatcgcgtatttaagttttaagatttaccttcgacgtttcgaggacggcgttgtccccgtggtctcggagaagactggctcaagttgacatcaacatcttctagccgcgcgagttttctCCTCCTCCTCCCCACCCCTCCCCCCCGTCCCTCTCTCCCCGTTCCCCTCCTCCTCCGTCCTAGTTCGTTCTCCTCCGTTTttcgccgtcctcgaaacgtcggaggtaataaaccttaaaacttaaatacgcgattaagtcccgttgtgcagtttgataagaTCGGAAGTAGGTATTACTGGAAGGTAATAGAGTAATTTTCGCGCGCGGACATTTATGAGGAGTATTCGAAAACCACTTCGAAACCATTAAGATGTGACGTTAGGAACATTGCTGCACCAATGActatttcggaacttatgtacgaaatatcatttgatacttCGTGAGGaagacatcgtgaggaaaccggactaatcccaatgaaGTCTGGTTTACCCTCTGggctggaaggtcagatggcagtcgctctCGTAAAAACTATTAgtacctacgccaattcttgggattagttgccaagcggaccccaggctcccatgagccgtggcaaaatgccgggataacgcgaggaagatggtGACACAATCAGGAGGTAAATCAGGACCCAAATAAACGAAGACCATTAAGCTgcatattatggctcctctactacacgatgggccagcgccggccactccaaggaacgcagccatgcggtagaatgagatagcaatatcacttactccctttaacgcataaaagcgtcccttggagtggccggcgctggctcatcgtgtagaggagccattaactGAACTTTTTCTTCCAGATACAATGAGGCTCCGACCAAGGAGCTGTTCATCAGGTGGCTTCAGGCCAACACTTTCATGCCCAGCATGCAGTTCTCATACGTGCCATGGGACTTTGACAACGAGGTAGATACCATTTATACATCTGACTTTATGATGACTAGTAAACATGAACGAGTTTGGGCCATAGCACACTAAGTACTACGCACTTCGGAACGACGTCCGATGCATGCGATGAATCGCACGGTATTACGCATTGGCTCCGTATTTCCGTGCGAAGGTGCGAATCGCACGACGATTCGGGCTTTCGGACGAAGATGCGGTGCGCGCCGAAGGGTATGTCACACCGAGCTCCATAGTACCATACGGAACGACATGCGACGACAGTGTGCTATACTCCTTGGCCACGAGTTTAGAACGAGACGAGAGAAATTACTTTCTGTATGAAAGCCGATCGTGATCGTGTGGCTAACCTCAAGTGAAATGGGTTAAAAGTCAGGACCAAGATCTGGTTTTGTGCACACGCGCCAATTATTCACCTTCGGATAGCTATCTGTGTCGCATGAAGTGTTTACCATCACGCTGCATGGCCATACGCAGATCTGGCACTAAAGTGGCATAAAATGCTTGGATTTATGTGATAGCTCTCAGGTTATCAATTTTTTCATAGGTTTTGAACCTTATCAAAAAGAAACAACGTTCAAAATAAGGTGGTAAATGTGTTCCCCTTGCTCTATTAAGGGATAATGAACATAGTTATAattagtagggtcagtaaggaacacaaatgtatggaagtgcatgcaatttagtctcaggcgatgccgcttggcaggattgttccttaggtcaaacaaagttgatctggcccggtagccaggagatcgtaccatgcagaccccccaagaaGGGGCGGGGGgaagggtcggctccccaggtccaatctatgctatattccttcctagtcttagcaactagggcaagttatatataattttcgtataaattagggacgaggaattcatttctgaaataattattatgcctttccatacaaaaaaatttatttttgtacaaaacatgaaaatgttatgtcattttttgtgacaattttggatgttacaatcacagtgtggcgattttcactaaataaaaaattggacgatgtagcccatgtattctttattctggaaaatatcactttatagtaggcattcatacattattttgtaataaaaaaataatttatagcgcgtggcggtaacaatttccatacaaatggaactatgcccaaaatcaaagattaaaaatgtttactaaaacactgaatttgacattttaaaagtttaaatataatgtttaataatttttccatgcgtttttgcccttttttggtacaaatttgttgtttttatttttcttccacacaaactttctcccccccatttccccccttaagcgttgattttataaaaaaattgttttattttaaacttaaacCTGTCGCATTTAATTGATGTTGATAATTTGAGCTTAATATCTTCAGCGGTTTagattgtatgatgtctggaagtacgcagagttttgttagatattataatgtatgggatattatgaaataaaatgtctttagctcaaacacatgtagatcctaaactaccgaacattttaacctgaacgtttgaacatcgattaattacaaaaggaataagttagttataaaaacaaatttaaaaatatctacccttaaggggggaaatgggggggggggggaaagtttgtgtggaagaaaaataaaaacaacaaatttgtaccaaaaaagggcaaaaacgcatggaaaaattattaaaacataatatttaaacttttaaaatgtcaaattcagtgttttagtaaacatttttaatctttgattttgggcatagttccatttgtatggaaatcgttaccgccacgcgctataaattattttttttttacaaaaaaatgtatgaatgcctactataaagtgatattttccagaataaagaatacatgggctacatcgtctaattttttatttagtgcaaatcgccacactgtgattgtaacatccaaaattgtcacaaataatgacataacattttcatgttttgtacaaaaatatttttttttgtatggaaaggcataataattatttcaaaaatgaattcctcgtccctaatttatacgaaaatgatatataacttgccctagttgctaagactagaaAGGAATAttgcatagattggacctggggagccgactctttcaccccccctttttggggggtctgcatggtacgatctcatgtctaccgggccagatcaactttgtttgacctaaggaacaatcatgccaagcggcatcgcctgagactaaagtgcatgctaaatgaccttactgaccctactaaaTAACTTTGCTTCAATTCCAGACGATTGCCATAAGCAAGAAGTTCGTCCAACTGCACGCAAAGTACTCCGACCAGATAGTGGCcgcgtgcgcgcgcgccgcgcagaCCGGCGCGCCCGTCAACCCGCCGGTGTGGTGGATCGACCCTACTGACACCACCGCGCATGATATATGGGATGGTAAGCATATCCTCCTCAGTCCCTAAGGCTTTTATAAAGGATTTAATGTTGACATGTGTAAGCCCCGAaagttgaaaaaaataatttattcataagAGCCGAGAGTCGTTTAGGAAGTTTTAATATTTCGCGCTTAAAAATCAGGCGATGGTGgcatcaacctcagtactttttgtacttagACTGACTGAAATGGCAAGAAACGTTCGTACttatccgtgaaaatacgaaagaaaacaattatgcattacatctgtACTTAATGTCAAAGACATTTTGACAAATAGGCGCTTTTGCCAGATCCGGACTCAcctatttaaccttttggacgccaatgaccgatatatccgcaccgcaggttcaacgccaaagactgattaatcagTCACAGagcacagagcaacatagacctacgtgtatatgcataaagttcaatttcagttttgacacttcggtgacgtggcgtccgcgtgacagaggatctaccgtgaaccacgtttgacgtgttgcctctctgtcgcacttgtaaattcgtatgtaagtgtgacagggtaatacgtcgaacgtggttcgcggtaggctctcagcttttgtgtttgacacggcgtcgaaaaggttaaaccagccattctcaaagtgtgttccgcggaaccctagggttccgcaaagcctctgttggggttccgcgaaaatatacttgtaataataagaaaaaaaaccagctcttttataggtatatatggtccacagtgatgaacgaaaatttttaatttggggttccgtcaaatatttcgcttgccaaaagggttccgtcaccaaaaaagtttgagaaccgctgggtTAAACAACTAATCCTATTTCAGAATACCTCCTCGGCGAGAGCATCCTAGTTGCGCCGGTCGTGGAGCGGGGCTCCACGGAACGCGACGTGTATCTCCCGGCCGGCACCTGGCTAGAGCAGGGAGACCCTAACCGGAGGCTGCAAGGAGGCGACTGGATCCGCAACTACCCCGCACCGTTAAATACACTACCCTATTTCGTTAGAGCATAATTTTGGCACCCAAAAAAATACTTCAGAAATTAGCAAAGTTTttatcattataattatcaTTGGCCACATAGCAGATGATTGTTACAAGGTCGGGTAAAATCAGAGGTTCGTTGCAACGTCTGCGATGACTGAAGAGAAAAGCTTTTggaagaaattataggtacttttaTGTAAATGACCgtttttagcagtgttttagaTGTAGAGAATAGAATATTACTTAGATTAAGAAGCAGTAAACGCTTAAATGTATCATATTTAGTTGCTTAGTTGACTTAAAATGTATTATCATTTTAGCATTAAAGTATTTATTACCGCAGTTCGCAGACttttacttatttactccattaAAAACCctataattataactattttaAGTAAAGGACGAAAAACGATGCAGTTTGTATGGTCATGGAATTTGATTATGAAgtcataagtacctacctaccaaacCCATGAGACTGCCACTtctccaataaataaataaatacctaccaaACTATAGTTGAATATGGTAAATGATACTCttgtttcttatttaatttgttcttaaattaaattaaaaaaaaacaacacaataaTAACAGTATAGGTGTCTTCAGAtccacaacgcaggcttcgtcatcaTACAGATAGCGCATCCACCTCAGGTTTTGTCAAAATAAAACGTACATTTTCACATATGTCATCCGCAATAGGCATCGTCAAATTTAAAAGGAAATTGGTCATTACAAAACACATAATTATAAGCCATAAACCTATATCCTAATCCGGTATATACCCGGCACAAACGTCCCCAAAATACCAGCGGCGTTCCCGCACTGAATACCCAACGATATACGCTGGACCAGATACGAACCAGACCTAGGATCGCAACCCCTATCCCGCAAGCGTTTTCCCAGGTCCTTCACAAAAACACATTACATAAACAAATTACTAAAAAATTACTACCTTactcaaattattattattaattgaatTACTCTCTATGCAAATATTCTAATTTGTGTTATTTCAAGTAGACACACTACTATTTAACCTTAAGGATGGCtagggggcgccacaagccCTCAGGAAATTGTCATATACTTGGAAATTTCGACCCCTGCCACCGTGACCGAGTAGCCCAACGGTTCAGGTATCTGTCGCGTgaagaggacgctggttcgattccagccctggacactggaggccttgcggcccgattccaactttaagatacgtcagttaatagatctagaaaagatatggattagatatgtcagtgtcaaacaagtgtcaaaattgacgttttttcaaacaaatacgtcacttttgacacttgtttgacactgacatatctaatccatatcgtttcaatatctagtatttgacgtatctcattgttcgaatacggctgttggTCATTTTTGGCTTCGTATATGACACTTGCGTGCTCTGGAGGGGAGAAGGCTATGCGAccactaactaactattttgactcagcgatccaaagagaatcttggcctccgaaacgagagcatgccacctgtcccgaccctgcgcaacttcctgccagttactgacgcgaagctgaagcatcgccgtcacactgtcttcccagcgataccttgTCCAacccactggacggctaccagtcggtcgtctCAAGAACGCcctcttgacagcccgatcctctcccattctgagtaggtgaccgaaccagcgaaatctgtgcgctttcgtttcgccgacaatattgggttcggccactaactcctcgatgCGACCAAGCCTGGTTTAATGCTTTAGATAGCAGGTATCGCAGAAAGCaaaccaggcggcgtagcacggtggcgtttttatcccttgtcaccatacctgtcacgttctaacaagtatgtaagtgcgaaagggacgcgcatagtgatagtcgataaaaatggaaccgtgctgcgcccgcaggactGGAATCTCAGGTGGCATGAGTTATCTCTGACAAAAATGTGGGAGGTCGTGCCGCTCACGCATTGGCCTCCACAGTCACCAAACCCTATACAGCATAGCAGTTATCTATACAGCAatgcataaatcgtctgcaatagacggaaaggcctgtgatgatgatgatgatgatatgaaaCTTTTCGGTTTGTGATGATAaatgatattaaataaaacatttatttactaAAACAGCTATATTACCCGTGAAAGTACTACGTATTAACAGTGACATGTTTCACTAACCCAGCGCCCAGTATCTTGAAGTCTTCAACAATGGCCGCCGTGTTCACTTTGTACTTGTCACTTTTGCCTGTCGGTCGTAAGGCGCTTGCGCTTGCCACCTGAGTAAGGGATACAATTTTTAATACAGATCTAGTGCAtagttattttccatcgtattttcacggaaacgtacgaatgtgtcttgctgtttcagtcagtctcggtacaaaaagtagtgaggttgactgaagtagcatgacaaatgcgaacgtttccgagaaaatagatacgatggaaaaccattatgcggccagccttctggccACCTTCAAGCGAT
Encoded proteins:
- the LOC134669410 gene encoding myogenesis-regulating glycosidase-like: MAAILCLMLALAATTQAVDINILTTPTLQARLENNPYGGLNLLLKRKGLSEVVAVIGRRTGAIKDVVQDGDVVIQFANDTSMRVSVEAAGGGQILTITWEAPKGMRLEDCVNLGSRHWYGGPQQKRQYWPIERLTLVDYSYVTKEADNCGIAEPYWLNSEGIFYYFDKKVPLFVDQNDLEKNAACFVAQVKPPYSSKRERNELVYAVGIFDDVRKAHEYAVGKYLGKPSGVPDPLMIKYPIWSTWARYKTNVDHETVLKFADEINSYGFPNSQLEIDDLWEVCYGSQTVDVDKFPNMKNTVQMLKAKGFRVTLWTHPFINKGCEPWYTEARNKGYLVFSEYGSVETSWWNDNETTTAYIDFTKPEARNWHIGRLKNLQNAYGFDSYKFDGGESDWSPQIPVLKGDIRDQPGVITADYVRAAAMFGPITEVRAGYRTQDLPIFVRMIDKDTYWTFENGLPTLITTLLQMNINGYPLVLPDMIGGNGYNEAPTKELFIRWLQANTFMPSMQFSYVPWDFDNETIAISKKFVQLHAKYSDQIVAACARAAQTGAPVNPPVWWIDPTDTTAHDIWDEYLLGESILVAPVVERGSTERDVYLPAGTWLEQGDPNRRLQGGDWIRNYPAPLNTLPYFVRA